Proteins from a genomic interval of Capsicum annuum cultivar UCD-10X-F1 chromosome 4, UCD10Xv1.1, whole genome shotgun sequence:
- the LOC107868817 gene encoding ubinuclein-2 isoform X2: protein MLDPSPSAAWRCNSAQERDLVQKKSGVIQSKNLGDKSKHGSEISGISIQRLHEKVLMLEKSIVGNSVNISDGTEQSVQRSDEKFNVSGFEGKNSAQMMKVPAMHRKEGSSGRPKGTMLEKAIRDLEKIVAESRPPNMEVQDADNSSQAIKRRLPPEIKQRLAKVARLAQASHGKISNELINRLMSIVGHLIQLRTLKRNLKIMVSMRLSAKQEKDNRVQHIKREVAEMIKLRIPLMKSKLLEQQAGASDDFQEASAEEKEAFKRKYSMDFAIEDKMCDLYDHFIEGLDEDAGPQIRKLYAEDIGQIDLWTTMVLNVLYVEQKIGGEQCMHSGRTERKLEGTS, encoded by the exons ATGTTGGATCCATCTCCATCAGCAGCATGGCGTTGCAATTCTGCACAAGAAAGAGACCTTGTCCAGAAGAAAAGTGGAGTTATCCAATCCAAGAATCTAGGAGACAAATCAAAACATGGTTCTGAAATATCTGGGATCTCAATTCAGAGGCTACATGAAAAAGTTCTCATGCTCGAGAAATCTATTGTTGGAAACTCAGTAAACATTTCTGACGGAACAGAACAATCTGTTCAGCGCAGTGATGAAAAGTTTAATGTGAGTGGCTTTGAGGGCAAGAACTCAGCTCAGATGATG AAAGTTCCTGCCATGCACAGAAAGGAAGGATCTAGTGGTAGACCAAAAGGTACAATGCTTGAGAAGGCCATCAGGGATTTGGAGAAGATCGTTGCAGAAT CAAGGCCACCGAATATGGAGGTTCAGGATGCTGATAATTCATCTCAGGCTATCAAAAGGAGGTTACCACCTGAAATAAAGCAGAGGCTGGCTAAAGTTGCCAGATTAGCG CAAGCTAGTCATGGAAAAATATCCAATGAGTTAATAAATCGTTTAATGAGTATTGTCGGCCACTTGATACAGCTTCGCACATTGAAG AGGAACTTGAAAATCATGGTCAGTATGAGGCTGTCAGCAAAGCAAGAGAAAGACAACAGGGTTCAGCACATAAAGAGGGAGGTTGCTGAGATGATTAAGTTGAGGATTCCATTGATGAAATCAAAG TTACTTGAACAACAAGCTGGAGCTTCTGATGACTTCCAAGAAGCGAGTGCTGAAGAGAAAGAAGCCTTTAAGAGAAAATACAGCATGGATTTTGCAATAGAAGACAAAATGTGTGACCTTTATGATCATTTTATTGAG GGCCTGGATGAAGATGCTGGTCCACAAATCAGAAAGTTGTATGCAGAG GATATTGGCCAAATAGATTTATGGACAACAATGGTATTGAACGTGCTATATGTAGAGCAAAAGATAGGAGGAGAGCAGTGCATGCACAGCGGAAG GACGGAGAGAAAATTAGAAGGAACAAGTTAG
- the LOC107868817 gene encoding ubinuclein-1 isoform X1, giving the protein MLDPSPSAAWRCNSAQERDLVQKKSGVIQSKNLGDKSKHGSEISGISIQRLHEKVLMLEKSIVGNSVNISDGTEQSVQRSDEKFNVSGFEGKNSAQMMKVPAMHRKEGSSGRPKGTMLEKAIRDLEKIVAESRPPNMEVQDADNSSQAIKRRLPPEIKQRLAKVARLAQASHGKISNELINRLMSIVGHLIQLRTLKRNLKIMVSMRLSAKQEKDNRVQHIKREVAEMIKLRIPLMKSKLLEQQAGASDDFQEASAEEKEAFKRKYSMDFAIEDKMCDLYDHFIEGLDEDAGPQIRKLYAELAGYWPNRFMDNNGIERAICRAKDRRRAVHAQRKDGEKIRRNKLVATKLEDTSRADAGPIAQSVHRQEKIVVDHSSTSTNKAVSSTASVNVSARNPVSLANGSDVDRLKMEKLKAVSGSSVDP; this is encoded by the exons ATGTTGGATCCATCTCCATCAGCAGCATGGCGTTGCAATTCTGCACAAGAAAGAGACCTTGTCCAGAAGAAAAGTGGAGTTATCCAATCCAAGAATCTAGGAGACAAATCAAAACATGGTTCTGAAATATCTGGGATCTCAATTCAGAGGCTACATGAAAAAGTTCTCATGCTCGAGAAATCTATTGTTGGAAACTCAGTAAACATTTCTGACGGAACAGAACAATCTGTTCAGCGCAGTGATGAAAAGTTTAATGTGAGTGGCTTTGAGGGCAAGAACTCAGCTCAGATGATG AAAGTTCCTGCCATGCACAGAAAGGAAGGATCTAGTGGTAGACCAAAAGGTACAATGCTTGAGAAGGCCATCAGGGATTTGGAGAAGATCGTTGCAGAAT CAAGGCCACCGAATATGGAGGTTCAGGATGCTGATAATTCATCTCAGGCTATCAAAAGGAGGTTACCACCTGAAATAAAGCAGAGGCTGGCTAAAGTTGCCAGATTAGCG CAAGCTAGTCATGGAAAAATATCCAATGAGTTAATAAATCGTTTAATGAGTATTGTCGGCCACTTGATACAGCTTCGCACATTGAAG AGGAACTTGAAAATCATGGTCAGTATGAGGCTGTCAGCAAAGCAAGAGAAAGACAACAGGGTTCAGCACATAAAGAGGGAGGTTGCTGAGATGATTAAGTTGAGGATTCCATTGATGAAATCAAAG TTACTTGAACAACAAGCTGGAGCTTCTGATGACTTCCAAGAAGCGAGTGCTGAAGAGAAAGAAGCCTTTAAGAGAAAATACAGCATGGATTTTGCAATAGAAGACAAAATGTGTGACCTTTATGATCATTTTATTGAG GGCCTGGATGAAGATGCTGGTCCACAAATCAGAAAGTTGTATGCAGAG CTTGCAGGATATTGGCCAAATAGATTTATGGACAACAATGGTATTGAACGTGCTATATGTAGAGCAAAAGATAGGAGGAGAGCAGTGCATGCACAGCGGAAG GACGGAGAGAAAATTAGAAGGAACAAGTTAGTAGCCACAAAGTTAGAGGATACTAGTAGAGCAGATGCTGGACCTATTGCTCAGTCAGTGCATAGACAAGAAAAGATTGTGGTTGATCATTCTTCAACTTCAACTAACAAGGCAGTATCCAGTACCGCATCTGTAAATGTTTCTGCACGAAATCCTGTTTCCCTAGCTAATGGTTCTGATGTGGATCGTCTAAAGATGGAGAAATTAAAGGCAGTTTCTGGCAGCTCTGTTGATCCATGA
- the LOC107868817 gene encoding ubinuclein-1 isoform X3: protein MHRKEGSSGRPKGTMLEKAIRDLEKIVAESRPPNMEVQDADNSSQAIKRRLPPEIKQRLAKVARLAQASHGKISNELINRLMSIVGHLIQLRTLKRNLKIMVSMRLSAKQEKDNRVQHIKREVAEMIKLRIPLMKSKLLEQQAGASDDFQEASAEEKEAFKRKYSMDFAIEDKMCDLYDHFIEGLDEDAGPQIRKLYAELAGYWPNRFMDNNGIERAICRAKDRRRAVHAQRKDGEKIRRNKLVATKLEDTSRADAGPIAQSVHRQEKIVVDHSSTSTNKAVSSTASVNVSARNPVSLANGSDVDRLKMEKLKAVSGSSVDP from the exons ATGCACAGAAAGGAAGGATCTAGTGGTAGACCAAAAGGTACAATGCTTGAGAAGGCCATCAGGGATTTGGAGAAGATCGTTGCAGAAT CAAGGCCACCGAATATGGAGGTTCAGGATGCTGATAATTCATCTCAGGCTATCAAAAGGAGGTTACCACCTGAAATAAAGCAGAGGCTGGCTAAAGTTGCCAGATTAGCG CAAGCTAGTCATGGAAAAATATCCAATGAGTTAATAAATCGTTTAATGAGTATTGTCGGCCACTTGATACAGCTTCGCACATTGAAG AGGAACTTGAAAATCATGGTCAGTATGAGGCTGTCAGCAAAGCAAGAGAAAGACAACAGGGTTCAGCACATAAAGAGGGAGGTTGCTGAGATGATTAAGTTGAGGATTCCATTGATGAAATCAAAG TTACTTGAACAACAAGCTGGAGCTTCTGATGACTTCCAAGAAGCGAGTGCTGAAGAGAAAGAAGCCTTTAAGAGAAAATACAGCATGGATTTTGCAATAGAAGACAAAATGTGTGACCTTTATGATCATTTTATTGAG GGCCTGGATGAAGATGCTGGTCCACAAATCAGAAAGTTGTATGCAGAG CTTGCAGGATATTGGCCAAATAGATTTATGGACAACAATGGTATTGAACGTGCTATATGTAGAGCAAAAGATAGGAGGAGAGCAGTGCATGCACAGCGGAAG GACGGAGAGAAAATTAGAAGGAACAAGTTAGTAGCCACAAAGTTAGAGGATACTAGTAGAGCAGATGCTGGACCTATTGCTCAGTCAGTGCATAGACAAGAAAAGATTGTGGTTGATCATTCTTCAACTTCAACTAACAAGGCAGTATCCAGTACCGCATCTGTAAATGTTTCTGCACGAAATCCTGTTTCCCTAGCTAATGGTTCTGATGTGGATCGTCTAAAGATGGAGAAATTAAAGGCAGTTTCTGGCAGCTCTGTTGATCCATGA